The sequence below is a genomic window from Streptomyces sp. V1I1.
ACGAGTCGGGCCGGGTCAGGCTGGACTCGGGCAGCGTCTCCAGATAGCCGTCGAAGGCCGCGAGCACCTTGTAGCGGGTGGCCGCGTCCAGCTCGATCGAGCCGCCACCGGGCGCGAACCGGCGCTCGAAGTCGCGGATCTCGGTCATCGAGTCGAGCAGCGAGAACCGGGTCAGTGAGCGGGCGTCGCGCAGCACGTCCAGCAGCGGGCCGTCGGCGGTGTCCAGCGTGAAGGGCGGCACCTCGTCGTTCTTCGCGCCGGCGGCCAGGGCGTGGATGCGCTCGCGGTAGGCGGCGGCGTAGATCCGCACCAGCTCGGTGATCTGCTCGTCGCTGAGCGCCTTGGTGTAGCCGACAAGTGCCAGCGATGCGGCCAGCCGCTTGAGGTCCCAGGTGAAGGGGCCGACGTACGCCTCGTCGAAGTCGTTGACGTTGAAGATCAGACGGCCGTTGGCGTCCATGTACGTACCGAAGTTCTCGGCGTGCAGATCGCCGTGGATCCACACCCGGCCGGTGCGCTCGTCGAGGAACGGGCCGCCGTGCCGCTCGCGCCCCAGGTCGTTGTAGAACAGGCAGGCGGTGCCCCGGTAGAACGCGAACGCCGAGGCGGCCATTTTCCGGAACTTGACCCGGAAGGCGGCGGGGTCGGCGGCCAGCAGGTGGCCGAAGGCGGTGTCGAAGACGGCGAGAATCTCCTCGCCGCGCTCTTCAGTTGTTGCCTCGGCGGATCGCGGTACCGACATCGCTGGGTGCCTCCTGGTGCATGACAAACGGGACGGGGGATTCCGTCCCCTCCAACGCATGACCGTACTCGGGAGTGCCCGCCGACTGTCAGTGCCAAGACGTAGACTTCCAGGCTGTCCACCCAGACTGTCCGCAGCCTGTCACCAACCGTTCTCCGGAGGCATTCCGCCGTGACCAAGCCGCCTTTCACGCACCTTCACGTCCACACCCAGTACTCCCTGCTGGACGGTGCCGCGCGGCTCAAGGACATGTTCAATGCCTGCAACGAAATGGGCATGACGCACATCGCCATGACGGACCATGGCAACCTCCACGGGGCGTACGACTTCTTCCACTCGGCGAAGAAGGCGGACGTCACGCCCATCATCGGCATCGAGGCGTATGTCGCCCCCGAGTCCCGGCGGAACAAGCGGAAGATCCAGTGGGGCCAGCCGCACCAGAAGCGGGACGACGTCTCCGGTTCGGGTGGTTACACCCACAAGACGATCTGGGCGGCCAACAAGACCGGTCTGCACAACCTCTTCCGGCTCTCCTCCGACGCGTACGCCGAGGGCTGGCTGCAGAAGTGGCCGCGGATGGACAAGGAGACCATCGCCCAGTGGTCGGAGGGGCTCATCGCCTCCACCGGCTGCCCCTCCGGCGAACTCCAGACACGGCTGCGCCTCGGCCAGTTCGACGAGGCCCTCAAGGCCGCCTCCGAGTACCAGGACATCTTCGGCAAGGACCGGTACTTCCTGGAGCTGATGGACCATGGCATCGAGATCGAGCGCCGGGTCCGCGACGGCCTCCTTGAGATCGGCAAGAAGCTCGGCATCCCGCCGATCGTCACCAATGACTCGCACTACACCTACGCCGACGAGGCCGGCGCGCATGACGCGCTGCTGTGCATCCAGACCGGCAAGAACCTCTCGGACCCGGACCGCTTCCGCTTCGACGGCACCGGCTACTACCTGAAGTCCACGGACGAGATGTACGCCGTGGACTCCTCGGACGCCTGGCAGGAGGGCTGTGCCAACACCCTCCTGGTCGCGCAGCAGATCGACACCGAGGGCTGGTTCCAGGAGCGGAACCTGATGCCGAAGTTCGAGGTGCCCGAGGGCTACACCGAGGTGACCTGGTTCCGCGAGGAGACCATGCGCGGCATGGCCCGGCGCTACCCGGGCGGCATCCCGGACGACCGGCTCAAGCAGGTCGAGTACGAGATGGGCATCATCATCGACATGGGCTTCCCGGGGTACTTCCTCGTGGTGGCCGACTTCATCATGTGGGCAAAGAACAACGGCATCGCGGTGGGCCCCGGCCGAGGCTCCGCGGCCGGCTCGATCGTCGCGTACGCCATGGGCATCACCGACCTCGACCCGATCGAGCACGGACTGATCTTCGAGCGCTTCCTCAACCCCGAGCGCATCTCCATGCCCGATGTCGACATCGACTTCGACGAGCGCCGGCGCGGTGAGGTGATCAGGTACGTCACCGAGAAGTACGGCGCCGACAAGGTCGCCATGATCGGCACGTACGGCAAGATCAAGGCGAAGAACGCCATCAAGGACTCCGCGCGGGTGCTCGGCTACCCGTACGCGATGGGCGACCGGCTCACCAAGGCGATGCCCGCCGACGTCCTCGGCAAGGGCATCGACCTCAACGGCATCACCGACCCGAAGCACCCCCGCTACAGCGAGGCGGGCGAGATCCGGGGGATGTACGAGAACGAGCCGGACGTGAAGAAGGTCATCGACACCGCCAAGGGCGTCGAGGGACTGGTCCGGCAGATGGGTGTGCACGCAGCCGGCGTGATCATGTCCAGCGAGACCATCACCGACCATGTGCCCGTGTGGGTCAGGCACACCGACGGCGTCACCATCACGCAGTGGGACTACCCGCAGTGCGAGTCGCTGGGCCTGCTGAAGATGGACTTCCTCGGCCTGCGCAACCTCACGATCATGGACGACGCCGTCAAGATGGTGAAGTCCAACAAGGGCGTCGACCTGGAGCTGCTCTCCGTCGCGCTCGACGACCCCAAGACGTACGAACTGCTCTGCCGCGGTGACACACTCGGCGTCTTCCAGTTCGACGGCGGCCCGATGCGTTCGCTGCTGCGGCTGATGAAGCCCGACAACTTCGAGGACATTTCCGCCGTCTCGGCCCTGTACCGGCCGGGCCCGATGGGCATGAACTCGCACACGAACTACGCGCTCCGCAAGAACGGCCAGCAGGAGATCACGCCGATCCACCCGGAGCTCGAGGAGCCTCTCAAGGAGGTCCTCGGCGTCACCTACGGCCTGATCGTCTACCAGGAGCAGGTGCAGAAGGCCGCCCAGATCATCGCGGGGTACTCGCTCGGCGAGGCCGACATCCTCCGCCGCGTGATGGGCAAGAAGAAGCCCGAGGAGCTGGCGAAGAACTTCGTTCTGTTCCAGGAAGGCGCCCGCAAGAACAAGTACTCGGACGAGGCGATCCAGGCGCTGTGGGACGTGCTGGTCCCGTTCGCCGGATACGCGTTCAACAAGGCGCACTCCTCGGCGTACGGCCTGGTCACCTACTGGACCGCATATCTCAAGGCGAACTACCCCGCCGAGTACATGGCCGCGCTGCTCACCTCGGTGAAGGACGACAAGGACAAGTCCGCGGTCTATCTGAACGAGTGCCGCCGCATGGGCATCAAGGTGCTGCCGCCCAATGTGAACGAGTCGCAGTCGAACTTCGCCGCGCAGGGCGACGAGGTGATCCTCTTCGGCCTCTCAGCCGTGCGGAACGTCGGCACGAACGTAGTGGACTCGATCATCCGCAGCCGCAAGTCCAAGGGGAAGTACACCTCCTTCCCCGACTTCCTCGACAAGGTCGAGGCCGTCGTCTGCAACAAGCGGACCGTCGAATCGCTCATCAAGGCCGGCGCCTTCGACGAGATGGGCCACACCCGCAAGGGCCTGGTCGCCCACCACGAGCCGATGATCGACAACGTGGTGGCGGTCAAGCGCAAGGAGGCCGAGGGGCAGTTCGACCTGTTCGGCGGGATGGGCGACGAGGAGAACGACGAGCCGGGCTTCGGGCTCGACGTCGAGTTCTCCGACGTCGAGTGGGACAAGTCGTATCTGCTCGCGCAGGAGCGCGAAATGCTCGGCCTCTATGTCTCCGACCACCCGCTGTTCGGCATCGAGCATGTCCTGAGCGACAAGTCGGACGCCGCGATCTCCCAGCTCACCGGTGGTGAGCACGCCGACGGCGCGGTCGTCACCATCGGCGGAATCATTTCCGGCCTGCAGCGCAAGATGACCAAGCAGGGCAACGCCTGGGCGATCGCGACGGTCGAGGACCTGGCGGGCTCCATCGAGTGCATGTTCTTCCCGGCGACCTATCAGCTGGTGTCTACGCAGCTCGTCGAGGACACCGTGGTCTTCGTCAAGGGACGGCTCGACAAGCGCGAGGACATCCCGCGGCTGGTCGCCATGGAGCTGATGGTCCCGGACCTCTCGTCGGCCGGCACGAACGCCCCGGTGGTCGTCACCATCCCGACGGTGAAGGTGACGCCGCCGATGATCAGCAGGCTCGGTGAGATCCTCAGCCACCACAAGGGCAACACCGAGGTACGGATCAAGCTCCAGGGCCCCCGCAAGACCACGGTGCTCCGGCTCGACCGGCACCGCGTGCAGCCGGACCCGGCGCTCTTCGGCGATCTGAAGGTGCTGCTCGGCCCGTCCTGCCTGGCCGGCTAGCGCCGATACGCACATACGCCGCAAGGGGCGCGCCCGTCGTCACGGGCGCGCCCCTTGCGTCTTTTTGCCGCTCGTCTTTTACGGCTCGTCCTTTACGGCTCGTCTTTTACGGCTCGTCTTTTACGGCTCGTCTTTTTTGCGCCGCGATCAGTTGTGGCCGAAGCGTCGCTGGTGCTTACGGGCAACGTCCGCGGGGCTGCCCTGAGCCTGGGACTGGGGCTGCGCATGGGACTCGTACGCGGTCGACTTGGCCTGCTCGCCGCCGCGCTCCGCGGCCGGCGAACGGTCCTGTTGGCCACCCTGCTTGCGATTCTTGTTCTTGGCCATGGTGATGCCTCCTGTGGGGATTCTCGGGGCCAGGGCCGCTGCCAGACTCACATATGCGATGAAGCGCCGCATTTTGGATCATTGCGGTGCGTAAAGGGCCCTTGTCGCGCCTCGGACCAGGGTTCCGCCACGCCGATGATCGAGTTCCGGCCGTTAACCCTCCCGTGGTCGGGCAGACTCGAAGGAAACCCGGAACAATCCCCGATCCGGACCCTTCCCCGATCCCCAAGTTCCCGAAAGAGGGTGGAACGCGTGGACCGCTGCGTTGTCCTGGTGGACGCCGGATATCTGCTGGGCGCCGCCGCGAGTCTTCTCGCCGGGGAACCGGCGCGTTCCCGCATCACCGTCGACCACGCCGCCCTCATCCAGGGCCTGCGCGAACTCGCCGAGGCCGATACGGAGCGCCCGCTGTTGCGTATCTACTGGTTCGACGGCGCCCCCGACCGCGTACCGCAGCCCGAACACCGGCGGCTGCGCGTCATGCCGCGGGTGACGGTCCGGCTGGGCGCACTGACCCGCAGCGACGGCCGCTGGGCACAGAAGGGCGTGGATGCGGCCATGCACGCCGAGCTCACCGAGCTGGCCAGAAATCGCGCTTGCTCCGACGTGGTGCTGGTGACCGGCGACGGAGATCTGCTCCCCGGTCTGATGTCCGCAAAGGAGCACGGCGTCGCCGTCCACCTCTGGGCCGTGCAGGCCGCCGACGGCGACTACAACCAGTCCGAGGACCTGGTCGCCGAGGCGGACGAGCGACGGGTGCTCGACCGGGCCTGGATCACCCGGGCCGTACGGGCCAAGGAACTCACCGGCATCTGCGCCCCGCAGCCCGCACCCGGCCCCGAGATCGCCGCGATCCTCTCCGCGCCGCTGCCCGAGTCGGCGCTCGCCGCCTCGCAGGAGCGCGCCGCCGACGCCGTACGGAACGGCTCTCAGCCGGCCCCCACCGAGAACGGCGCCGAGCCGATCCCCGCCCCTGCCGCGTCCAAGGGCGTTCCCACCCCCAAGGATCTGGCGGGTCTGCGCGCCCCCGGCCAGCACCCCGCGCCGCATCCGGCGAGCGCCACCCTGCGCTGGTCCTCCGACAAGGGCTGGGTCGAGCGGGCCGGCGGCGGGGCGCTCGGCGAGCCGCCCGAGACCGCGTCCCTGCCGACGCTCGCCCAACTCACCAGCGCCGAGCAGCGCTGGGCCGACCGCGAGGAGGACATCACGACGGTCGGCGGCGACCCCTTCGAGGTCGGCCAGGTCTTCGCCCGGCGCTGGATGGAACGGCTGCCGGAGGCGGGTCATGTGCAGAAGCTGTCCACCATGTATCCGCGGATCCCGCACCGCATCGACGGCGAACTGCTGCGGTACGCCGCGCGCTTCGGGCTCCTGGCGCACAAGGACGACCAGATCGACGAGCACGACCGCTATGCGATCCGGGCCGGATTCTGGCGTGAGATCGACGTACGGGCGGCCGCGGAACACGCCCCCGCGGGGGAGTAGTCCGCCCGACCCCTTAGGCTCGTCCCTTGTGAGTACGGTGTGCGTGGCGCGGGATCTGGTCAAGACGTACCCCGCCGCGCGCGGTCGCCGAGGCACCCCCGGGACGCCCGAGGTGCGTGCCACTGACGGGATTTCGCTGGTGGTGCGGCGTGGCGAGATCTTCGGTCTGCTCGGGCCCAACGGCGCCGGCAAGTCCACCCTCGTACGACAGCTCACCGGGCTGATGCGACCGGATTCCGGCAGTGTCGAGGTGCTGGGCCACGATCTCGTACGCCACCCGGAGCGGGCCTCCCGGCTCATCGGCTACCTCGGGCAGGAGTCCACCGCGCTCGACGAGCTGACCGTCGCGCTCGCCGCAGAGACGACCGGGCGGCTGCGCGGACTTTCCCTGCGGGACGCTAGGGCCGAGCGGGACGACGTACTGGAGGAGCTCGGGCTGACCGGGCTCGCCGCGCGCCCCCTGAAGAAACTCTCCGGCGGACAGCGGCGGCTGGCCTGCTTCGCGGCAACGCTCGTGGGCGAGCGGCCGGTGCTGGTACTGGACGAGCCGACCACCGGCATGGACCCCGTCGCGCGGCGCGCGGTGTGGGCCGCGGTCGACCGGCGGCGGGCGGAGAACGGCGCGACCGTCCTCCTCGTCACCCATAACGTCATCGAGGCCGAGACCGTACTCGACCGGGTTGCCGTGCTGGAACGGGGCCGCGTCATCGCCTGCGACACCCCGGCCGGGCTCAAGGAACGGGTCGCCGGCGAGGTGCGGGTCGAGCTGGTGTGGCGCGAGCGGGCGCCGCTGGACGTGCCCGAGGTCACCGCGCTGCGCGGGTCCGCGCAGGAGCACGGGCGCCGTTGGGTGCTCAGGCTCGCGCCCGACGAGGCGCGGGCGGCGGTCGCGGCGGTGACGGGTGGCGCGGCGTTCGCGGCGCTCGACGACTTCACCGTGGCCACGCCGAGCCTGGAAGACGTGTACCTGGCGCTCGGCGGGAACGCGACGAAGGGGCTGGTCAAGGCGTGAGCATCGTGCCCGCGGAGGCGGTGGCCGAACAGATCAGTGTGGCCGACAGGGCGGCGGTGGTGGATGCCGCACCGCTCGCGCCGCGGGCGCGGCTGCTGCCCGCGCTCGCCGCCGTGTACCGCGCGCAGCTGTCGCGGGCGCGGGTCGCCCGGATCCCGCTGCTCTTCGTGGCGACCTTCCAGTCGATCGGGATCATGGTCCTGATGCGCGGGGTCGTCGACGGGGGTGCGGAGGCGCGGGCCGTCGTCGCCGGGTCGAGCGTCCTCGTCGTCGCCTTCGTCGCGCTCAATCTCCTCGCGCAGTACTTCGGGCAGCTGCGGGCCAGCGGCGGCCTCGACCACTACGCCACGCTGCCGGTGCCGCCGGCCGCGGTGGTGCTCGGTGCGGCCGGTGCGTACGCCTCCTTCACCGTGCCCGGCACGGTCGTCACCGCCGTCGTCGGCAGCGTCCTTTTCCAGCTGCCGCTGACGCATCTATGGGTGCTCGCCGCGGTCATCCCGCTGTCCGGCGCCGCCCTCGCCGGTCTTGGCGCGGCGCTCGGTCTGCTCGCGCCGCGCCAGGAAGTGGCCACGTTGCTAGGGCAGTTGGGTATGTCCGCGGCGCTGCTGCTCGGTGTGCTGCCGGCCGACAGGCTGCCCGGGCCGGTCTCGTACGCCCGCGATCTGCTGCCCTCCACATACGGCGTCGAGGCCCTCGCGCGGACCTTCGACGTGCGTCCGGACTGGGCGGTCGTCGGGCTGGACCTCGCGGTCTGCGCCTTGGTGGGTGTCGTCTCGCTGACGGTCGCGACGTGGGCGTACCGGCGGGCGGCAGTCCGGTGAGGCACCGTCCGGACACGCCTGGCACGATGGCGGGGTGACCGCACCTCTGACTCCGCCTCACCAGCCTTCGCCGGACAACGACCCGTGGCAGTCGCCGCCGACCGGGCCCGGGCCCTTGTACGCCAAGGGAGCGGGGGATGACCCGGACCTGAAGACGGACCTGCGGGACGCGGCCGTGGTGCTGGTGGCCGTGACGATTCTGGGCGTGGCGCTGGGGCTGCTGTGGCTGTGGCTGGCGCCGCGGGTGCCGCTGATCTCGAACGACAAGGCGGTCTTCCTCAAGGACACGGAGGGCGAGGAGGCGGTGGGCGCGGACGGAACGTTCGTGCTGCTGGCACTCGCCTTCGGCGCGGTGAGCGCGGCGGCGGTCTTCTGGATCCGCAGGCGCGGGGGGATCGCGCTGGTGGTGGCGCTGGCGCTGGGCGGCCTGCTGGGATCGCTGCTGGCGTGGGGGATCGGGGTGTGGTTCGGCCCGACGCATGATGTGGTCGCGCATGCGCGGGAGGTCGGCGAGGGGGTGACCTTCGACGCGTACCTGGAGCTGAGGGCGAAGGGGGCGGTGCTGGCGTGGCCGGTGGCGGCGATGGTGGTCCACCTGGCGCTGACGGCGCTGTTCGGCCCGCGGGACCCGGAGCCGGAGTGGCCGGCACCGGGGTACGGCCCGGGCCCGGGCGACCCTGGCGCGGCCTGACGCCTGCGGCGGGCGTTCCCCACCCCGCCCCTTCCCGAACTGGGGCTGCGCCCCAGACCCCGGTACGCCCGTCGGGCGTTGTCCTCAATCTTCCCCAGACTTCGTCCGGGGGAGTTTGAGGCGCGGTCCCGGACGCGAAATCAAGCCCCGCCGGCGTTTGAGGCGCGGGGCCCGGGGCCGAGCCCCGAAACAAGCCCCGCCGGCGATCGAGGCGCGGGGGCCGGGCGGAGCCCCGGGGTCAGGCCGGGCGGCGGCCGTGGTTTGCGCGGTGCTTGCGTATGCGCCACTTGCGTTTGCGGGTGCGTTTGGACATGCCGTGTCCTCTCCGCGTACGCGCTCCCCGACAGAGCGTTCCTACGGTCGTAGCCGAGGACGGCCCCGCCGTCGACCCCCTACGCGCGCCCGATCGGCGCCAGCACCGCCGACGTCAGCGCCGCCAGGTCCGCGGGGGCCAGTTCGACCTCCAGGCCGCGGCGGCCCGCCGAGACGCAGATCGTGGGGTGCAGGGACGCAGACGCGTCCAGGACCGTGCGGAGGGGTTTGCGCTGGCCCAGCGGGGAGATGCCGCCGCGGACGTAGCCCGTCGTACGTTCCGCCGCAGCCGGGTCGGCCATCCTCGCGCGTTTGGCGCCGACCGCCGTGGCCAGCGCCTTGAGGTCCAGTTGGCCCGCCACCGGGACGATCGCCACCGTCAGTTGACCGTCGACGTCCGCGACGAGCGTCTTGAAGACCCGGTCGGGGGAGACCCCGAGTGCCTGTGCCGCCTCCTCGCCGTACGAGGGCGACGCGGGGTCGTGGCCGTACGCGTGGACCGTGAAGGCCGTGCCCGCCGCGGTCAGGGCGACCGTCGCGGGCGTGCCGCCGGGCTTCTTGGGCTTCTTCGGCACCGCAGGAAACTCCCGTCAGTTGGGGCTCGTCGGCGCCCGGGTCAGATCGACCGCGGGCAGCGAAGGGAGGTGGCGGATCACCGCCGTCTCCGAGCGCAGCAGGGTGAGTTCCTCACGCAGCCGGGTCGCCGTGTCCGGAGCCTGCAACAGCCGCTGCTTCGCAGGGGTGTCCAGCACCGCCGCCGCGGCGACCAGGTACGACACCACCGACGGCTCGTCCGGCAGATCCGCCCCCGTGGACAGCGACCGCTCCCGCGCGCCCGCCAGCCGCTTCTGGTAGCTGCGGAAGGCACGGAGCACGCCCTCGGCGAGGGTCCCCGCGCCGTCCCCCGACTCCTCCGGGATCTCCTCCAGTTCGGCAGTCAGATACGGGCCGCTCGCGTCGACCGAGAGGAGCTTGACCCGGGTCGTGCCCGTCGCCAGCACCTCGAAGCTGCCGTCTTCGCGCTCGCGGATCGTCGCGGCGTCCGCGATGCAGCCCACCCGGTGGAAGGCCTGAATCGGGTCGTCGCCGAAGCCCGCCGCCGGGCCGCGCTCGGGCAGCGCGGTCGGGTCCGGCATGCCGGGCGCGGTCGGCGCCACCTCGCGGCCGTCGCGGATGGCGACCACTGCGAAACGGCGCGGTTCGGACTCGTCCGTCTTCAGCAGTTCGCGCATCATGGCGCGATAACGCTCCTCGAAGACGTTCAAGGGCAGAACGAGGCCCGGGAACAGCACCGAGTTCAGCGGGAAGAGGGGGAGGCTTGCGGTCACAACGGTCAAGCCTAATGGCCGAACGACCTGCTTCGTCCGCCCCGTCCACGCACTGGCATCGCCGAGGCGATCTCGATCCGTACACCGTCCCTCGCCTCGAGGAACTGACCCAGTGGATCGTCGGAGGCATAACTCCACGGAAACGACGTCGCGTACGGGCCGATCAGCCGGAACTGCTCCAGCGCCTCGGTCCACCGCCCCCGCCCCACAAGCACGTACGCCAGCAGATTGCGCACCTCCGCGGGCAATGGATCCCCGGCCTGATAATCCGCTGAGAGCGTGATTGCGAGATCCGCCGCCGCGTCGATCCGGTCGTCCTGTACGGAGGTGGTGTCCCCGCTCAGCAGCTGCGCGAACGCCGCCCGCACCGGCAGCGCCTGCACCAGTGAGCCCGGCAGCGCGTCCGCCGCCGCCTGCTCGGCGAAGTCGAAGCACTCGCGGTGTGAGCCGTACCACTGTGCCGACAAGTACTGCAGGGCCGCGACATGACAGCCGTAGTGGTGCGAGGAGCGGCGTACGGCCTGCTCCCACAGCGACTCGAACGCCGTGTGCGTGGCATGCGTGCCGCGCGCGTGGTCCAGCGAGATCCGCCACGGCACCGGATCGTGCGAGTCGCCCTCCGCCGCCGCGTCGATCAGCGGACCGATCTCGCGCAGCCGCTCGGCCCTGGCCGGCGACTCCCAGGCCCTGCGGACCGCGAGCTCGGCCTTGACGACCAGCGCGTCGGGGTCGCGCGGCGCGGCGGCGAGCCAGGACATGAGCCACTCGTCGCGGCTGTACGCGAACGCGGCGAGCCGCATCACGTACCGGTCGCGGTTCTCCCACTCCGCCGATTCACGCGTGGTCGCCAGCAGCTTGGCGGCCGGCTCGTACTCCCCGATGGCAGCCGCGACCAGCACCGGGCTCAGCCGCTCGTCGGGGGCGTCGAGCAGTACCGCCTCGTCGGGCGGCAGGCCGTCGGCGAGTTGCGGCGTATGACGGATCATGCGCGCGGTGCGGATCAGGGCGCGGAGCAATGACATGGTGCGGACCATTGAAAACTGCAGGTAGGAGGCGCGCCAGAGGGCAGCTGTGAAGAGTTCGTAGCGGCGGAATGGTTGTCCTGGCGAAAGCCAAGAGAGCGTAAAGAAAGTGCCTCAGCCGCGCCGGAGAAGGCGGGACGCGCCCGCCGCGACCGTCGTCGCGAGGATCCAGCCGAGCAGGATCAACGCGGCCGACGCCCATTGCCAGCGGCCATCCAGCTGCCAGTAGCCGTCCTGGCCGAGATTGATCACCGGCAGCAGCAGATCCAGGGCGTACAGCGCGGCGTTCCACCGCGGATGCTCTTCGGGCTTGATCGGCGCCGGATCGATCTGGGAGAAGGCCACCGCGCCCGCCGCCCATAAAACCGCCATCCACAGGGCCGCCCGGCCCGGGCGGTAGCCGTACGCCACCGTCCAGTCCTGCAGATAGCCCCACAGCTTCGCGGCCAGCGGCAGCGTCTCCCGGCGGCGGCGCTGCTTGGCGAGCAGCACCTCGCGGGCGTCCGCGTCCTCACCGCTGTTGCGCAGGACGGTCGCCAGCCGTTCGTACGGCTCCGGGGAGTACTCCGGAGTCGCCGAGGCCACCCACTCCAGGCGGCGGCTGAGCGGGAACTCCTCGTACGGAACGAGGTTCTCGTAGACGAAGCCGCCCATCGCGAGGCCGCCGGGCCCCGGCCAGCTCGCCGCCAGATCGATCAGCGTCACGATCTTCGCGCCGTTCAGCACGACGCGGCCCTCCTCCGGGCGCTCCGCGTTGAAGCGCAGCTCCGGAGTGGCGATCCGGCGCAGCGACAACTCCTCGCGCGAGCTCAGCACGAACCGCGCATGGTGCAGATCGACCGCGTCGCCGAACCGGCCGTCGTCCAGCCGCACCCCGCCGTGGCACTGGAAGGGCTGTAGCCGGGTGCCGCGCGCCGGGGTCGCGGAACCGCCGGTGCCGAACGGGGGAGTGGAGCCCTGGTTGCCCGTGGACTCGCTCACCCACGCGCCCGTCATATAGAGCGTCCGCTCCACGCTCAGCTGCGGTGCGTTCAGCGCGCGCCGCTCCCCGGCCGCGCGCAGCCGGCTGCCGCGCAGGCTCAGTGAGACCCCCACCTTCGCGCCGCGCAGACTGAACTCGCCGTATGTCTCGATCAGTTCGGCCTGTAAGTCCTGGGCGACCGACATCCCGTCGGCGGTGATCGCCCGTCCCCGGCGGTCCGGCCGGACATGGATCTGGTTGATCAGCAGATCGGTGCCTATCTGCGCGTCGGTGAGGCGGATGCCGTGCTCGATGCGGCAGCGCGGCAGATGCAGATCGCCCTCGGTACGCAGCCGGGCCGCCTCGATCCGCGGGATCGCACAGCCGACCATGCGCACCGTGGTGAAGTGCGCCTCGGGCATCAGCACTTCGCTCTCGAAGCGGCAGCCGTTCAGCTCGACGTACGGGGCGATGCTGCCGCCCGCGAGTTTGAGGGTGCCGGTGAT
It includes:
- the ybaK gene encoding Cys-tRNA(Pro) deacylase → MPKKPKKPGGTPATVALTAAGTAFTVHAYGHDPASPSYGEEAAQALGVSPDRVFKTLVADVDGQLTVAIVPVAGQLDLKALATAVGAKRARMADPAAAERTTGYVRGGISPLGQRKPLRTVLDASASLHPTICVSAGRRGLEVELAPADLAALTSAVLAPIGRA
- a CDS encoding LON peptidase substrate-binding domain-containing protein; its protein translation is MTVVTASLPLFPLNSVLFPGLVLPLNVFEERYRAMMRELLKTDESEPRRFAVVAIRDGREVAPTAPGMPDPTALPERGPAAGFGDDPIQAFHRVGCIADAATIREREDGSFEVLATGTTRVKLLSVDASGPYLTAELEEIPEESGDGAGTLAEGVLRAFRSYQKRLAGARERSLSTGADLPDEPSVVSYLVAAAAVLDTPAKQRLLQAPDTATRLREELTLLRSETAVIRHLPSLPAVDLTRAPTSPN
- a CDS encoding oxidoreductase, which produces MTEPLDDGPPNGLSPTELQMWNAFRNGSTYDLSDPNPLLNDPFSPRPWGPERSVRASIVARLLLSGPSARPGRVAALKLRGVQITGTLKLAGGSIAPYVELNGCRFESEVLMPEAHFTTVRMVGCAIPRIEAARLRTEGDLHLPRCRIEHGIRLTDAQIGTDLLINQIHVRPDRRGRAITADGMSVAQDLQAELIETYGEFSLRGAKVGVSLSLRGSRLRAAGERRALNAPQLSVERTLYMTGAWVSESTGNQGSTPPFGTGGSATPARGTRLQPFQCHGGVRLDDGRFGDAVDLHHARFVLSSREELSLRRIATPELRFNAERPEEGRVVLNGAKIVTLIDLAASWPGPGGLAMGGFVYENLVPYEEFPLSRRLEWVASATPEYSPEPYERLATVLRNSGEDADAREVLLAKQRRRRETLPLAAKLWGYLQDWTVAYGYRPGRAALWMAVLWAAGAVAFSQIDPAPIKPEEHPRWNAALYALDLLLPVINLGQDGYWQLDGRWQWASAALILLGWILATTVAAGASRLLRRG